One genomic region from Candidatus Polarisedimenticolaceae bacterium encodes:
- a CDS encoding ABC transporter permease — protein MRRLLEWFGALWLRVFEETGRFFWVLGSALRWAPRRPFDGAEWARQMVRVGVDSIPVVALTALFTGMVLALQTYNGFARFNATAFTGTIVALSLVRELAPVLTALMIAGRVGSAMAAELGSMRVTEQIDALEAMATEPMHYLVVPRVAASTLMLPPLVGIANAIGVAGGWLVAVGLLGANPVVYWERTFQYLDGEDLVSGMVKAGVFGLILGVVGCSKGYHTTGGAEGVGRSTTAAVVLASLTILLSDFFLTKMLF, from the coding sequence TTGCGACGGTTGCTCGAGTGGTTCGGAGCGCTGTGGCTTCGCGTCTTCGAGGAAACCGGGCGGTTCTTCTGGGTCTTGGGATCGGCGCTGCGCTGGGCGCCGCGCCGGCCGTTCGACGGCGCCGAGTGGGCGCGACAGATGGTCCGCGTGGGGGTGGACTCGATCCCCGTCGTGGCGCTGACCGCGCTGTTCACCGGGATGGTGCTCGCCCTCCAGACCTACAACGGCTTCGCGCGCTTCAACGCGACCGCGTTCACCGGGACGATCGTGGCGCTGTCCCTCGTGCGCGAGCTCGCGCCGGTGCTCACCGCCCTGATGATCGCGGGGCGCGTCGGCTCGGCGATGGCGGCGGAGCTGGGGAGCATGCGCGTCACCGAGCAGATCGATGCGCTCGAGGCGATGGCGACCGAGCCGATGCACTACCTCGTCGTCCCCCGCGTGGCGGCCTCGACCCTGATGTTGCCCCCGCTCGTGGGGATCGCGAACGCGATCGGGGTCGCCGGCGGGTGGCTCGTCGCGGTGGGCCTTCTCGGGGCGAACCCGGTCGTGTACTGGGAGCGCACGTTCCAGTACCTCGACGGCGAGGATCTCGTCTCGGGGATGGTGAAGGCGGGCGTCTTCGGCTTGATCCTGGGGGTCGTCGGGTGCTCCAAGGGGTACCACACGACCGGCGGCGCCGAAGGGGTGGGGCGCTCGACGACCGCCGCGGTCGTCCTGGCGTCGCTGACGATCCTGCTCTCCGACTTCTTCCTCACGAAGATGCTGTTCTGA
- a CDS encoding ATP-binding cassette domain-containing protein — MDVPKIEVRSLWKAFGSKQVLRGVDLAVAPGESLVLLGASGTGKSVLLKHLIGLMAPDRGSVLVDGTDLTHAPKTDWLRFRRRCGMAFQEGALFDSMNVFDNIAFPLRRHASMTPQQVAARVCECLATVQLDGAGTKATGELSGGMRRRVGFARAIALRPEVLLFDEPHSGLDPITAAVIDRVIGGMRREMEVTLVTITHDVRAAFRIADRIAVLRNGRILADGPPGRIEASADPFIRSFLAGEPYDDEGEAA; from the coding sequence ATGGACGTGCCGAAGATCGAGGTGCGGAGTCTCTGGAAGGCCTTCGGGTCCAAGCAGGTCCTTCGCGGGGTCGACCTCGCGGTCGCTCCGGGCGAGTCGCTCGTCCTTCTCGGCGCGAGCGGCACCGGCAAGAGCGTCCTGCTCAAGCACCTCATCGGACTCATGGCGCCCGACCGCGGGAGCGTCCTCGTCGACGGGACGGACCTGACCCACGCGCCCAAGACGGATTGGCTTCGGTTCCGGCGACGTTGCGGGATGGCGTTCCAGGAAGGGGCCCTCTTCGACTCGATGAACGTCTTCGACAACATCGCCTTCCCGCTGCGGCGGCACGCCTCGATGACGCCGCAACAGGTTGCGGCGCGCGTGTGCGAATGTCTCGCGACCGTCCAGCTCGACGGCGCCGGGACCAAGGCGACCGGCGAGCTCTCGGGGGGGATGCGGCGCCGCGTCGGCTTCGCCCGCGCGATCGCGCTCCGGCCCGAGGTGCTCCTCTTCGACGAGCCGCACAGCGGGCTCGATCCGATCACCGCCGCCGTGATCGACCGCGTCATCGGCGGGATGCGCCGCGAGATGGAAGTGACCCTCGTCACGATCACCCACGACGTGCGCGCCGCGTTCCGCATCGCCGACCGGATCGCGGTCCTCCGGAACGGCCGGATCCTCGCCGACGGCCCGCCCGGGCGGATCGAGGCCAGCGCGGACCCGTTCATCCGGAGCTTCCTCGCCGGGGAGCCGTACGACGACGAAGGAGAAGCCGCATGA